In Lujinxingia litoralis, a single window of DNA contains:
- a CDS encoding ferritin-like domain-containing protein, whose product MSSKEELIKRLNTAMAWELAGVIQYMQAAVMVTGYEREIFREFFHESSEEARDHAEALGEKIAVLGGIPTVEPATIRQAADVQGMLEAALALEEDALQAWEAAHEVAGAANNGTLYWIEEHVAEEQDHVDHLRKLTGKVTFAAGDIKKGKGTTA is encoded by the coding sequence ATGAGTTCGAAAGAAGAGCTGATCAAACGCCTTAACACCGCGATGGCCTGGGAACTTGCCGGCGTCATCCAGTACATGCAGGCTGCGGTGATGGTCACCGGATACGAACGCGAGATCTTCCGTGAGTTCTTCCACGAATCCAGCGAAGAGGCGCGTGACCACGCCGAAGCCCTGGGCGAAAAGATCGCCGTGCTCGGAGGCATCCCGACCGTAGAGCCGGCCACCATCCGCCAGGCCGCTGACGTCCAGGGCATGCTCGAAGCTGCTCTGGCCCTGGAAGAAGACGCGCTCCAAGCCTGGGAGGCGGCCCACGAGGTTGCCGGCGCCGCGAACAACGGCACCCTGTACTGGATCGAAGAGCACGTCGCTGAAGAACAGGACCACGTTGATCACCTGCGCAAGCTTACCGGCAAGGTGACCTTCGCCGCGGGCGACATCAAGAAAGGTAAGGGCACCACCGCCTGA
- a CDS encoding ATP-binding protein yields the protein MSELYRRQAQGAAVIFHPGVAPLYDFGEISLDEAGSSQGAMLAGDVFWVSTPLEGGQPLQGCMERLEWPQFRRVLLGVLEALAFGHARGVVHRRLSPELVWVALSPGREDVEAVQLLEFGLLPPRRLDGLEVASSGYQAPEVVEGRWREQGAWSDLYSVGVMAFRWLYGRMPDDEQGRPTRGEQHHFVPSGFASWVLSCLDESPIDRFRFAADAHEHLSRLDVHFWGPKQPEKRRPPSWRRDGEVDWDAFRELWRSSELYRFREVPLVGRTEVRDGLWRALMELHEGGRARVVVVRGPSGVGKTRLVEWLTRRAHELGLADVMRASHHAVANSADGLTRMLARYFRATGLSVEGAERRVYEELSGRGLDELQARASAQALAAWMLPWGERAQAQASAERSAAMQLAFNELSRERPLIVCVEDGQWASETLDWVEGLLDSPVRASVLVVITVNDEALVDRPLERVQLDQLLEKSSVSELVVPPLTLHEQLSFISLLAPLEEELAYELAQRAGGNPLFIVRVLKRWVHEDLLVPSERDPERLTVGEAERERLPEGMLESWDGAVEQLIEQFDDEVRQAALQAMEIAAALGLTVLTEEWEDVCERCEVRLPDHLLAALFANCLASELYEERSFEFVHPMLRESLARRAMQEGRYKAIHRACADALAARYSEDDLTVAERLGVHLFEAGDNDRAMAHLLKGGTHAGNMGESRRALGLIARYDQACDRLELDARDVRRVRGMLRQCWALHAAGQVDAAQPVIEQARQLLREEDEAELLVPLIWLDAGLNFTHGNLEQVEVLLGEARRVSELHSDRHGLAGTLLRLGSTWKEKGNYEKAVDAYEQARQLWAQARELGGQAAATLGLVSACLESGELLRARALLDEVRDEEELFERVSGGDYYNAYGELCRREERWEEAEVMYRRSIASWEAVGGVDANLVRCNLGMMMVTQGRYGEAMELLGDVESAWSRAGMVREQVYTLAAMMPCLAASSSWAVWREYAVTVEGYVREKGMRSRDLREMFEINAELAEAAGDGEVVALSRKILQTQCESVGEGVVS from the coding sequence ATGTCTGAGCTTTATCGTCGGCAGGCTCAGGGGGCGGCGGTGATTTTTCACCCGGGTGTGGCGCCGCTGTATGACTTTGGTGAGATCAGCCTGGACGAGGCCGGCAGCAGCCAGGGGGCGATGCTGGCCGGCGATGTGTTCTGGGTGAGCACACCGCTGGAGGGTGGGCAGCCCCTGCAGGGGTGCATGGAACGACTGGAGTGGCCGCAGTTTCGCCGGGTGCTTCTGGGAGTGTTGGAGGCGTTGGCGTTCGGGCACGCCCGTGGGGTGGTGCACCGCCGGCTGAGCCCCGAGCTGGTGTGGGTCGCGCTTAGCCCTGGCCGGGAGGACGTGGAAGCGGTGCAGCTGCTGGAATTCGGGCTCTTGCCGCCCCGTCGACTCGACGGTCTGGAGGTGGCGAGTTCGGGGTATCAGGCGCCGGAGGTGGTGGAAGGGCGCTGGCGAGAGCAGGGAGCCTGGAGCGATTTGTACAGTGTGGGGGTGATGGCGTTTCGCTGGCTCTACGGGCGCATGCCCGATGATGAGCAGGGAAGACCCACGCGTGGGGAGCAACATCACTTTGTGCCCTCGGGGTTTGCCAGCTGGGTGCTTAGCTGCCTGGACGAATCGCCCATCGATCGTTTTCGGTTTGCGGCCGATGCTCATGAGCATTTAAGCCGCCTGGACGTTCATTTCTGGGGACCGAAGCAGCCGGAGAAGCGGCGACCGCCGAGCTGGCGTCGCGATGGCGAGGTGGACTGGGACGCCTTTCGCGAGCTGTGGCGATCGTCGGAGCTGTACCGTTTTCGGGAAGTGCCGCTGGTGGGGAGGACCGAGGTCCGTGACGGGCTGTGGCGGGCGTTGATGGAATTGCACGAGGGAGGACGCGCCCGGGTTGTGGTGGTGCGGGGGCCTTCCGGGGTGGGCAAAACCCGGCTGGTGGAGTGGCTAACCCGTCGGGCTCACGAGCTGGGGCTGGCCGACGTGATGAGGGCATCGCATCATGCGGTGGCGAACTCCGCCGACGGGCTCACGCGCATGCTCGCACGCTACTTTCGGGCGACCGGGCTCTCGGTGGAGGGGGCGGAGCGGCGCGTGTATGAGGAACTCAGCGGCCGGGGGCTCGACGAGTTGCAGGCACGGGCATCGGCTCAGGCGCTGGCGGCCTGGATGCTTCCCTGGGGGGAGCGCGCGCAGGCTCAAGCCAGCGCCGAACGCAGCGCGGCGATGCAGCTGGCGTTTAATGAGCTCAGTCGGGAGCGCCCGCTGATCGTCTGTGTGGAAGACGGACAGTGGGCCAGCGAGACGCTCGACTGGGTAGAGGGGCTGTTGGACTCGCCGGTGCGCGCCTCGGTGCTGGTTGTGATCACGGTTAATGATGAAGCGTTGGTGGATCGACCGCTCGAGAGGGTGCAGCTCGATCAGTTGCTTGAAAAGTCGTCGGTCAGTGAGCTGGTTGTGCCACCGCTGACGCTTCATGAGCAGCTCTCGTTCATCTCGCTGCTGGCACCGCTGGAGGAAGAGCTGGCCTATGAACTGGCCCAGCGTGCCGGGGGCAATCCGCTCTTCATTGTGCGGGTGCTCAAGCGCTGGGTGCATGAAGATTTGCTGGTCCCTTCGGAGCGCGATCCTGAACGTCTGACCGTTGGTGAGGCGGAGCGCGAGCGTCTTCCGGAGGGGATGCTCGAATCGTGGGATGGGGCGGTGGAGCAGCTCATTGAGCAGTTTGATGATGAGGTGCGCCAGGCCGCGCTGCAGGCCATGGAGATCGCGGCTGCCTTGGGACTCACGGTGTTGACTGAGGAGTGGGAGGATGTGTGCGAGCGGTGTGAGGTGAGGCTCCCCGATCATCTTCTGGCGGCGCTCTTTGCCAACTGTCTGGCCAGTGAACTTTATGAGGAGCGCTCCTTCGAGTTTGTGCACCCGATGTTGCGGGAATCGTTGGCGCGTCGCGCGATGCAGGAAGGACGGTACAAGGCGATTCACCGCGCGTGTGCCGACGCGCTTGCCGCCCGCTACTCTGAGGACGATCTTACGGTGGCCGAGCGCCTGGGGGTTCATCTTTTTGAGGCCGGTGATAACGACCGGGCTATGGCACATCTGTTAAAGGGGGGGACTCACGCCGGAAATATGGGGGAGTCGCGGCGGGCGTTGGGATTGATTGCGCGTTATGACCAGGCCTGCGATCGGCTGGAGCTCGATGCGCGGGATGTGCGGCGCGTGCGAGGTATGCTTCGTCAGTGCTGGGCGCTTCATGCAGCCGGTCAGGTCGATGCGGCGCAGCCCGTGATCGAGCAAGCCCGTCAACTGCTTCGTGAAGAGGATGAAGCCGAACTCCTGGTGCCGCTGATCTGGCTGGACGCCGGGCTTAACTTCACCCACGGAAATCTCGAGCAGGTCGAAGTGCTGCTTGGCGAGGCTCGTCGCGTCAGCGAGCTTCATAGCGATCGCCATGGGCTGGCCGGTACGCTGTTGCGGCTGGGCAGTACCTGGAAGGAGAAGGGCAACTACGAGAAGGCGGTGGATGCCTATGAACAGGCTCGCCAGCTCTGGGCTCAGGCCCGGGAGTTGGGCGGCCAGGCCGCGGCGACTCTCGGGTTAGTATCGGCCTGTCTGGAGTCTGGGGAACTTCTTCGCGCGCGGGCGCTGCTCGACGAGGTGCGGGACGAGGAAGAGCTCTTCGAGCGGGTTTCGGGCGGGGACTATTACAATGCCTATGGCGAACTCTGCCGCCGGGAGGAGCGCTGGGAAGAAGCCGAGGTGATGTACCGGCGCTCGATTGCGAGTTGGGAGGCCGTGGGTGGGGTCGATGCCAACCTGGTTCGGTGCAACCTGGGGATGATGATGGTGACTCAGGGGCGCTATGGCGAGGCGATGGAGCTGCTTGGTGATGTGGAGTCGGCGTGGAGTCGGGCGGGGATGGTGCGCGAGCAGGTCTATACGTTGGCGGCGATGATGCCCTGCCTGGCGGCCAGCAGTAGCTGGGCGGTGTGGCGTGAGTACGCCGTCACGGTTGAAGGGTATGTGCGCGAGAAGGGGATGCGTTCGCGAGATCTGCGGGAGATGTTTGAAATCAATGCGGAGCTGGCAGAGGCGGCGGGCGATGGCGAGGTGGTGGCGCTCTCGCGAAAGATTCTGCAAACGCAATGTGAGTCGGTCGGGGAAGGGGTTGTGTCCTGA
- a CDS encoding RCC1 domain-containing protein translates to MKIPPPSTWRTILRMQQWAGPRPLLILALLALLFSPRAVALVPEGVTPPAAEDFTRQNPYTPLSPHLLFPAPTPTLVVAADWSCRLDESAALSCQGPGVDRDLTRAPIARLVSGLRHICALDILGQLLCIGDNTHAQTALPTETYIDLAAGDRFTCALTSRGQLRCAGTHVQGPMRAPEGTFSQVVATPQFACALSTAGKPLCWGANLPGNLDAPAERFVLLQTRPPQVCGVTSRGHTQCWGAQHAPAPTP, encoded by the coding sequence ATGAAGATCCCGCCCCCCTCGACCTGGCGTACCATCCTCCGCATGCAGCAATGGGCGGGCCCCCGCCCGTTGCTGATCCTCGCCCTGCTTGCTCTACTCTTCAGCCCCCGGGCTGTGGCGCTGGTCCCCGAAGGTGTCACCCCGCCCGCTGCCGAAGACTTCACGCGTCAGAACCCCTACACCCCTCTCTCACCGCACCTCCTTTTTCCCGCCCCCACCCCTACGCTGGTGGTGGCCGCCGACTGGAGTTGTCGTCTGGATGAAAGCGCGGCCCTCTCCTGCCAGGGCCCCGGCGTTGACCGCGACCTCACGCGTGCACCCATCGCCCGCCTCGTCAGTGGCCTGCGTCATATCTGCGCGCTCGACATCCTCGGCCAACTTCTCTGCATCGGCGACAACACCCACGCCCAGACAGCCTTGCCCACTGAGACCTACATCGACCTTGCCGCCGGCGACCGCTTCACCTGCGCACTGACCTCGCGCGGCCAGCTACGCTGCGCTGGCACCCATGTTCAGGGCCCCATGCGCGCCCCCGAAGGCACTTTTTCGCAGGTCGTCGCCACCCCGCAATTCGCCTGTGCGCTATCAACCGCCGGCAAACCCCTGTGCTGGGGGGCAAACCTGCCGGGAAATCTCGACGCGCCCGCGGAGCGATTTGTCTTGCTCCAAACTCGCCCCCCACAGGTCTGCGGCGTCACCTCCCGGGGACACACACAGTGCTGGGGCGCCCAGCACGCGCCGGCTCCCACCCCCTGA
- a CDS encoding DUF924 family protein, with protein sequence MTSYQDVLQYWFGTTDAIRDGNFPPEKYRIWFAGGEQVDREIRERFAELVIQARNAELEDWLQSADSRLALILLLDQFTRNIYRGTDQAFAADHLALKYALQAIECGHDQELAPIARAFFYMPLEHDESLEHQDRCVELFESLTHQAPDAHVELFQGFLDYAVQHRDIIARFGRFPHRNAILGRESTAEELAYLEATDVHFGQKASS encoded by the coding sequence GTGACCTCTTACCAAGACGTACTTCAATACTGGTTTGGCACCACCGACGCGATCCGCGACGGAAACTTCCCCCCCGAAAAGTATCGCATCTGGTTTGCCGGCGGTGAGCAGGTAGACCGCGAGATCCGCGAACGTTTTGCCGAACTGGTCATCCAGGCCCGCAACGCCGAACTCGAAGACTGGCTTCAGAGCGCCGATAGCCGCCTGGCCCTGATACTTCTCCTCGATCAGTTCACCCGCAACATCTACCGCGGCACCGACCAGGCCTTTGCCGCCGATCATCTGGCGCTCAAATACGCCCTCCAGGCCATCGAATGCGGCCACGATCAGGAACTCGCCCCCATCGCCCGCGCCTTCTTCTATATGCCGTTGGAACACGACGAATCACTCGAACACCAGGATCGCTGCGTAGAACTCTTCGAGTCCCTGACCCACCAGGCTCCCGACGCCCACGTGGAGCTCTTCCAGGGCTTTCTGGACTACGCCGTCCAGCACCGTGACATCATCGCCCGCTTCGGACGCTTCCCCCACCGCAACGCCATCCTGGGGCGCGAGTCCACCGCCGAAGAACTCGCCTATCTGGAGGCCACCGACGTACACTTCGGCCAGAAAGCCTCCAGCTAA
- a CDS encoding class I SAM-dependent methyltransferase codes for MNLKTRMLMVSLALVVAACSSNEPKADDVPVEEVVAEANSGDEQAEAGAETAEMSVEAKLEAAANGAHRSEKNRARNAYRHPVETLLFFGLEDDMQVVELWPGGGWYSEVLAPVLADQGKLVAGNMLDDPEDPEHYYSRIARSYEAWVGEHTDTLGEVEVGTFWPPSQVEVGGPESADMVLTFRSMHGWYRNGILNDVLAAAYDTLKPGGIFGVVQHRAAPGSNPDETAPLGYLPQDFVIEQVEAAGFELVESSEINANPKDTRDYEEGVWALPPSLRGGEEGAERFLEIGESDRMTLKFVKKAD; via the coding sequence GTGAATCTGAAGACTCGTATGTTGATGGTGTCGCTGGCATTGGTCGTGGCCGCGTGTTCGTCGAATGAGCCCAAAGCCGATGACGTGCCGGTAGAAGAGGTGGTCGCCGAGGCAAATTCCGGCGATGAGCAGGCAGAGGCAGGCGCGGAGACGGCCGAGATGTCGGTCGAGGCGAAGTTGGAAGCGGCGGCCAATGGTGCGCATCGCTCCGAGAAGAACCGCGCCCGCAATGCGTATCGTCATCCGGTGGAGACGCTGCTCTTCTTCGGGTTGGAAGACGATATGCAGGTTGTGGAGCTGTGGCCCGGAGGGGGCTGGTACAGTGAGGTGCTGGCACCGGTGCTCGCCGACCAGGGCAAGCTGGTCGCCGGGAACATGCTCGATGACCCGGAAGATCCCGAGCATTACTACAGCCGCATTGCCCGTTCGTACGAAGCCTGGGTTGGTGAGCATACCGATACGCTTGGCGAAGTGGAGGTCGGGACTTTCTGGCCGCCGAGCCAGGTGGAGGTTGGTGGACCGGAGAGTGCCGATATGGTGCTGACCTTCCGCAGCATGCACGGCTGGTACCGCAACGGCATTCTTAACGATGTGCTGGCGGCGGCCTACGACACGCTCAAGCCCGGCGGGATTTTCGGCGTGGTGCAGCATCGCGCGGCTCCGGGAAGCAATCCCGATGAGACGGCTCCCCTGGGGTATCTGCCGCAGGACTTTGTGATTGAGCAGGTGGAGGCAGCGGGCTTTGAGCTTGTGGAGAGCTCGGAGATCAATGCGAACCCGAAGGATACCCGGGACTATGAGGAGGGCGTCTGGGCGCTGCCTCCGTCGCTGCGTGGTGGGGAAGAGGGGGCTGAGCGCTTTTTGGAGATCGGAGAAAGCGACCGCATGACCCTGAAGTTTGTCAAAAAGGCCGATTGA
- a CDS encoding O-methyltransferase: MSRSTIFLDDNILSYLRHFSVREPSRFMRCRQDTSELPMGSMQIAPEQGQFLHMLLKLMGAKRVIEIGSFTGYSALWLASALPDDGCLIACEINEKWASQARHCWEEAGLMKRIELHVEPAQQTLDRLLEREAHNSFDFIFVDADKEPVDTYYEAALKLLRTGGVAAIDNVLWGGKVADSSAHDPDTQAIRALNEKIHADDRIDLSVVPIGDGVALCRKRG, translated from the coding sequence ATGAGCCGCTCTACGATCTTCCTCGACGACAACATTCTCTCCTACCTTCGCCACTTCTCAGTGCGCGAACCCAGTCGCTTTATGCGCTGTCGTCAGGACACCTCCGAGCTGCCCATGGGCAGCATGCAGATCGCGCCGGAGCAGGGCCAGTTTCTGCACATGCTCCTCAAACTCATGGGGGCCAAACGAGTCATCGAAATCGGCAGTTTTACCGGCTACAGCGCTCTGTGGCTGGCAAGCGCCCTGCCCGATGACGGCTGCCTGATCGCCTGTGAGATCAATGAAAAATGGGCGTCCCAGGCACGCCACTGCTGGGAGGAAGCCGGACTGATGAAGCGCATTGAACTTCACGTCGAACCCGCGCAGCAGACCCTCGATCGCCTCCTGGAGCGCGAAGCTCACAACAGCTTCGACTTCATCTTTGTCGACGCCGATAAGGAACCGGTCGACACCTACTACGAGGCCGCCCTCAAGCTCTTGCGCACCGGCGGTGTCGCCGCCATCGACAACGTCCTCTGGGGGGGCAAGGTCGCCGACTCCTCGGCCCACGACCCCGACACCCAGGCCATTCGCGCCCTCAACGAGAAAATCCACGCCGACGACCGCATCGATCTCAGCGTCGTCCCCATCGGGGATGGCGTGGCCCTCTGCAGAAAACGCGGCTAA
- a CDS encoding zinc-dependent alcohol dehydrogenase family protein, whose product MKAWRIEGEFGLERLRQVEMASVPVARGQVRLKMRAVGLNYRDLMMIQGRYNPRQPLPLVPCSDGVGEVVEVGPEVDGAWLGRRVSPIFAQGWQSGEPTREKLRTTLGGPLAGTLREEMVCDVSSVVAVPDHLSDAEAASLGCAGVTAWHAVVEQGNVGAGDVVVCLGTGGVSVFAMQFATMMGAEVIMTSSSDAKLARVRELGAAHVINYRQEPQWGRAVKALTGGRGADLVVEVGGAGTLQESIGAVRVGGTIALIGVLAGGMQPLNVVPVLMQNIRVQGVLVGSGEMFERMNRAIGAHRMRPVIDRVVGFDDVVSGFEAMREGAHLGKICVEVS is encoded by the coding sequence ATGAAGGCGTGGCGGATTGAGGGAGAGTTCGGGCTGGAGCGGCTTCGCCAGGTTGAGATGGCGTCGGTTCCGGTGGCGCGGGGGCAGGTGCGTCTGAAGATGCGGGCGGTGGGGTTGAATTATCGAGATCTGATGATGATTCAAGGGCGCTACAATCCGCGTCAGCCGCTGCCGCTGGTGCCCTGTTCCGATGGGGTTGGCGAGGTGGTGGAGGTGGGGCCGGAGGTGGACGGCGCCTGGCTGGGGCGGCGAGTGTCGCCGATCTTTGCGCAGGGCTGGCAAAGCGGAGAACCTACCCGAGAGAAGTTGCGTACCACGCTGGGCGGACCGCTTGCGGGGACGTTGCGTGAGGAGATGGTGTGCGATGTATCGTCGGTGGTGGCGGTGCCCGATCATCTGAGCGATGCAGAGGCTGCGTCGCTGGGGTGTGCCGGTGTGACGGCCTGGCACGCCGTGGTGGAGCAGGGGAACGTAGGCGCCGGTGATGTGGTGGTGTGCCTGGGTACCGGCGGCGTGTCGGTGTTTGCGATGCAGTTTGCCACGATGATGGGGGCGGAGGTGATCATGACTTCCAGCAGCGACGCGAAACTTGCGCGGGTGCGCGAGCTGGGGGCGGCACATGTGATCAATTACCGCCAGGAGCCGCAGTGGGGCAGGGCGGTCAAGGCGCTGACCGGGGGGCGAGGCGCTGACCTGGTGGTGGAGGTCGGCGGTGCGGGCACGCTGCAGGAGTCGATCGGTGCGGTGCGGGTGGGCGGGACGATTGCGTTGATCGGGGTGCTGGCTGGAGGGATGCAGCCGCTCAATGTGGTGCCGGTGCTGATGCAGAATATTCGGGTGCAGGGGGTGCTGGTAGGCTCCGGAGAGATGTTTGAGCGCATGAATCGCGCGATCGGCGCGCATCGGATGCGTCCGGTGATTGATCGTGTCGTGGGGTTTGATGATGTGGTCAGCGGGTTTGAAGCGATGCGAGAGGGGGCGCATCTAGGGAAGATTTGTGTGGAGGTGAGCTGA
- a CDS encoding SLC13 family permease, which produces MNFELSFVFLLTLIALVLFVTERMRVDLVALLTMAALLPTGIITPAEGLSGFSNEATVTIAAMFVLSRALHRTGALKHIATHLGRLYAYNERLATATMMIGVAAMSAFINNVAVVAIMLPVLLGVCRANNLSPSRVMMPLSFAAIFGGTCTLVGTSTNILISGLLTDLNQARIGMFETTVVGLAFLVVGTVYMLTIGRALLPQRDNPDYQRPGSETQPYLTELQFGSEHPDIGKPASLFVAGSEARLLAMIRKEVPLELDEDPLLRADDILRISAPAAVMRDLLDTPGITSLADPQPEPDDQPPMELLEVVIAPDASVVGRTLGESRFARYHPARVLALRRAADTVVEHLLDVPIQGGDVLLIQALPSQIPLLQESPDFIVVSEIGLWEFKHIYTLPVLAALIAVVSLAAFGVAPIVTLASAAAVLVVLLGVISIEEAYEAIDWQVIFLLGGLIPLGIALQKTGGVALLSNATLSLFGDFGPWVLLGAFYLITTVMTAIISNQATAVLITPVAVSAALSLGVDPRPFIFAIVYGASASFASPVGYHTNVMIYSAGGYRYMDFVRVGVPLSLLFLIIALVLIPWYWPL; this is translated from the coding sequence ATGAACTTTGAGCTGAGCTTCGTCTTTTTGTTGACGTTGATCGCGCTGGTGCTCTTTGTCACCGAGCGAATGCGCGTCGATCTGGTCGCCCTGCTGACCATGGCCGCCCTCCTCCCCACCGGCATCATCACCCCGGCCGAAGGCCTGAGCGGATTTAGCAACGAAGCCACCGTTACCATCGCCGCGATGTTCGTCCTCAGCCGAGCCCTCCACCGCACCGGGGCGCTCAAACACATCGCCACGCACCTGGGCCGGCTCTACGCCTACAATGAGCGTCTGGCCACGGCCACCATGATGATCGGCGTGGCCGCCATGTCGGCGTTCATCAACAACGTGGCCGTCGTCGCCATCATGCTCCCGGTGCTTTTGGGCGTCTGCCGCGCCAACAATTTGAGCCCCTCCCGGGTCATGATGCCCCTGTCCTTTGCGGCCATCTTCGGAGGCACCTGCACCCTGGTCGGCACCTCCACCAACATCCTGATCAGCGGTCTTCTTACCGACCTCAATCAAGCCCGCATCGGAATGTTTGAAACCACCGTGGTCGGCCTGGCTTTTTTGGTCGTCGGCACCGTCTACATGCTCACCATTGGCCGCGCACTGCTGCCCCAACGCGATAACCCGGACTACCAGCGCCCCGGCTCCGAGACCCAGCCCTACCTTACCGAACTACAATTCGGCTCCGAACACCCCGACATCGGCAAACCCGCCAGCCTCTTTGTGGCCGGCTCCGAGGCTCGTCTGCTGGCCATGATCCGCAAGGAGGTCCCCCTTGAGCTTGACGAAGACCCACTCCTGAGGGCCGATGATATCCTGCGAATCTCGGCCCCGGCCGCGGTCATGCGCGACCTCCTCGACACCCCGGGCATCACCTCCCTGGCCGATCCCCAGCCCGAGCCCGACGACCAACCGCCCATGGAACTGCTGGAGGTCGTCATCGCCCCGGACGCCTCGGTGGTCGGACGCACCCTGGGCGAATCGCGCTTTGCCCGCTACCACCCCGCCCGCGTGCTCGCCCTGCGACGCGCCGCCGACACCGTCGTCGAACACCTCCTCGACGTGCCGATCCAGGGAGGTGACGTCCTCCTCATTCAGGCCCTTCCCTCCCAGATACCACTGCTTCAGGAGAGCCCCGACTTTATCGTCGTCTCCGAAATCGGGCTGTGGGAGTTCAAGCACATTTACACCCTGCCGGTGCTCGCTGCCCTGATCGCAGTGGTCTCCCTTGCGGCCTTCGGGGTCGCTCCGATCGTCACCCTGGCCAGCGCCGCCGCCGTCCTGGTTGTGCTCCTGGGCGTCATCTCCATCGAAGAAGCCTACGAGGCCATCGACTGGCAGGTCATCTTCCTTCTGGGAGGTCTGATCCCGCTCGGCATCGCCCTTCAAAAGACCGGCGGCGTCGCGCTCCTCTCCAACGCCACCCTCTCCCTCTTCGGCGATTTCGGCCCCTGGGTGCTCCTGGGCGCTTTTTATCTGATCACCACCGTCATGACCGCCATCATCTCCAACCAGGCCACCGCCGTGCTGATCACGCCGGTAGCGGTCAGCGCCGCCCTCAGCCTGGGTGTCGATCCGCGCCCCTTTATCTTCGCGATTGTCTACGGCGCCTCCGCCAGCTTTGCCTCTCCGGTCGGCTACCACACCAACGTGATGATCTACAGCGCCGGTGGCTATCGCTACATGGACTTTGTGCGCGTCGGGGTTCCGCTATCCCTGCTCTTCCTCATTATCGCCCTGGTCCTGATCCCCTGGTACTGGCCACTCTGA
- a CDS encoding saccharopine dehydrogenase family protein, which produces MGEGREFDVIVFGATGFTGRLVARYLARHARAGSWAIAGRSEEKLMELRADLAGESLEAGGLSMIQADVSDGGSLRALARRARVVCSTVGPYALYGEPVVEACIEEGADYCDLTGEMDWVAEMIERHHEAARHKGVRVVHSCGFDSVPSDLGVLLMQQEAIARWGRPAGQGKYYLWQARGGFSGGTIASAAETVERAAGDARVRARLSDPYALYPSGELPGPDGQPQDLVKYDREIGAWTGPFMMARVNEKVVRRSNALRGFEYGREFTYGEVVRMGPGVGGALGGWAMTLGLGGMVAGLAFRPGRWLLKRFVLPKPGEGPSEQVRKRGCFRTRVYGWKEVGLRGGERVEVEIGADQDPGYGATSLMLAESAMLLAEGREAVSGGLPRGGVLTPASALGETLIERLRSAGMIFRVL; this is translated from the coding sequence ATGGGAGAGGGACGCGAATTTGATGTGATTGTGTTCGGGGCAACCGGATTTACCGGAAGGCTGGTGGCGAGGTATCTGGCCAGGCACGCCCGGGCCGGAAGCTGGGCGATTGCCGGGCGCTCCGAGGAGAAGCTCATGGAGCTGCGGGCCGATTTGGCCGGGGAGTCGCTGGAGGCTGGCGGGCTGAGCATGATTCAGGCCGATGTGAGCGACGGGGGAAGTCTCCGGGCGCTGGCGCGCCGCGCGCGGGTGGTCTGCTCGACGGTGGGGCCCTACGCGCTTTACGGGGAGCCGGTGGTGGAGGCCTGCATTGAGGAGGGGGCGGATTATTGTGATTTGACTGGCGAGATGGACTGGGTGGCGGAGATGATTGAGCGCCACCATGAGGCCGCGCGCCACAAGGGGGTGCGCGTGGTGCACAGCTGCGGGTTCGACTCGGTGCCCAGCGATCTGGGAGTCTTGTTGATGCAGCAAGAGGCCATCGCGCGTTGGGGACGCCCGGCCGGCCAGGGAAAGTACTACCTGTGGCAAGCGCGTGGCGGATTTAGCGGGGGGACGATCGCCAGCGCGGCCGAGACAGTGGAGCGGGCAGCGGGCGATGCCCGGGTGCGCGCGCGTCTCTCCGACCCTTACGCGCTCTACCCGTCGGGGGAGTTGCCCGGCCCGGATGGTCAGCCGCAGGACCTGGTGAAGTACGATCGGGAGATTGGCGCCTGGACGGGGCCATTCATGATGGCGCGGGTCAACGAAAAGGTGGTCCGGCGAAGCAATGCGCTGCGCGGCTTTGAGTACGGTCGTGAGTTTACCTATGGCGAGGTGGTGCGGATGGGGCCCGGGGTGGGGGGAGCACTGGGCGGGTGGGCGATGACGCTGGGGTTGGGAGGGATGGTGGCGGGGCTGGCATTTCGTCCCGGTCGGTGGCTTCTGAAGCGCTTCGTACTGCCGAAGCCGGGCGAGGGGCCCTCGGAGCAGGTCCGGAAGCGGGGCTGCTTCCGCACGCGGGTGTACGGCTGGAAGGAGGTTGGTTTAAGGGGCGGCGAACGCGTGGAAGTGGAGATCGGGGCCGATCAGGATCCGGGCTACGGGGCGACGTCCCTGATGCTCGCCGAATCGGCGATGCTTCTGGCGGAGGGGAGAGAGGCCGTGAGCGGTGGGCTTCCGAGAGGCGGGGTGCTGACGCCGGCATCGGCGCTGGGGGAGACGTTGATCGAGCGGCTACGATCGGCCGGGATGATCTTCCGGGTACTCTGA